One window from the genome of Pseudoliparis swirei isolate HS2019 ecotype Mariana Trench chromosome 24, NWPU_hadal_v1, whole genome shotgun sequence encodes:
- the LOC130189819 gene encoding tetraspanin-5 isoform X3: MMSGKHFKAHEVSCCIKYFIFGFNIIFWFLGVAFLGIGLWAWSEKGVLSNISSITDLGGFDPVWLFLVVGGVMFILGFAGCIGALRENSFLLKFWECCGAFGADDWNLNIYFNCTDSNPSREKCGVPFSCCTKDPAEDVINTQCGYDVRAKTDSEQRTFIYIKGCVPQFEKWLQDNLTVVAGIFIGIALLQFVYLRSPQNLQRHDRMYQDSAVLDAINEGKYIN, from the exons ATGATGTCAGGAAAGCATTTCAAGGCTCACGAAGTGAGCTGCTGCATCAAGTATTTCATCTTCGGATTCAACATCATATTCTGG TTCCTTGGAGTGGCATTCCTCggcatcgggttgtgggcatgGAGCGAAAAG GGTGTTCTCTCCAACATCTCGTCCATCACAGACTTGGGCGGCTTTGACCCAGTCTGGCTCTTCTTGGTGGTGGGTGGCGTGATGTTCATCCTCGGATTCGCTGGCTGCATCGGAGCGCTGCGAGAAAACTCTTTCTTGCTCAAGTTT TGGGAGTGTTGTGGAGCCTTCGGAGCTGATGACTGGAACTTGAACATCTACTTTAACTGCACCGATTCAAACCCGAGTCGTGAAAAATGCGGAGTGCCCTTTTCCTGCTGCACCAAAGATCCAGCT GAGGATGTCATCAACACTCAGTGTGGCTACGACGTTCGGGCAAAAACG gACTCTGAGCAGCGGACCTTCATCTATATCAAAGGATGCGTTCCTCAGTTTGAGAAGTGGCTTCAAGACAACTTGACAGTGGTGGCAGGCATCTTTATTGGGATTGCATTACTACAG TTTGTTTACCTAAGATCTCCACAGAATCTCCAAAGGCATGACAGGATGTACCAG GACTCTGCAGTTTTAGACGCCATTAATGAAGGGAAATACATTAATTAG
- the mttp gene encoding microsomal triglyceride transfer protein large subunit — MLVLLASARGHTMLTVVVFLLCAASSVSASVKGAAGPRLNNNQLYKFSYTTEVLVDGTRGSKEGSAGYKISSDVDVHLVWRGPSSKDDQLIQLAISNVRIGPASHQSEKKNVLHGSTAESILGKTKLSALTKPFLLNLKNGKAKAFYSYWSEPAIIKNLKRGLASLLQVQLSTGKVIENDVSGRCTVEYKAVKDQVTRTKILETCKTVETGFTTHSQVFGVSRKSSSVTTFTFEDGFIRSAVAEETHSVIVNARRSTAAKVISRQTFTFVGKEAGPLEAAGKDVAGVVKSIDAKLAAVGIIGEIVKSQCKGCPSLFEHWQTQQKQLEPASLSKATAPRSFLALIQSIRKASKYEILKVLKSASKTALPQVVDAVTSSQTVASLDAMLEFLNFTDAKSFVLQERFLYASGFASHPDERMLKVLLDISKGKIGSTDIKESLVIIMGALVHRLCQKGGCNLPTVVQVKKLILDGAGSAQGESEVQMYLLALKNSLLPEAIPIFTKYSESEVGAYNTIALTALQRYDVNLMTDEVKRTVGRIYHQNRRIYEKNVRVAAADVILSSRPSYMEVKNLLLSIGNLPHEMNKYMLSKIQDIIRFQLPASKVLQQAMKDMVSHNYNRFAKVGSSSAFSGFMAQSADVTSTYSLDILYSGSGILRRSNMNIYGASKGEMLHGLQVAIEAQGLESLIAATPDEGEEDLESYAGMSALLFDVQLRPVTFFKGYSDLMSKIFSMTGEPMNIVKGLILLTDHSEVIQLQSGLKASVEFQGGLAIDISGGMEISLWYRESKTSVNNRGALVITGNVTVDMDFMRVGVEVSFETEASLDFITTVQFSEYPFLVCMQMDKTSFPISEYLTKYESVSSGKSVESRKRKKQLVPGSEFPLHQDNSNMCKKVFDSSW, encoded by the exons ATGTTGGTTCTTCTGGCTTCAGCGAGAGGACACACAATGTTAACTGTAGTTGTATTCTTGCTTTGTGCGGCCTCCTCTGTCTCAGCTTCTGTCAAAG gtgcTGCTGGACCCCGGCTGAACAACAACCAGCTGTACAAATTCAGCTACACCACCGAGGTGCTGGTGGACGGGACCAGGGGGTCCAAAGAGGGCAGTGCTGGCTACAAGATCTCGAGCGATGTGGATGTCCACCTCGTGTGGAGAGGGCCGAGCAGCAAAGATGACCAACTGATTCAACTGGCG ATCTCTAATGTGAGGATCGGTCCTGCGTCTCACCAATCAGAGAAGAAGAATGTCCTCCATGGATCCACTGCAGAAAGCATTTTGGGGAAGACCAAGCTGTCAGCTCTGACTAAACCGTTCTTATTGAATCTGAAAAATGGAAAG GCAAAAGCATTTTATTCCTACTGGTCCGAACCTGCAATCATCAAGAACCTAAAAAGAGGGCTGGCCAGCTTACTGCAAGTACAGCTCAGCACAGGGAAGGTTATAGAG AATGATGTGTCTGGAAGGTGCACGGTCGAGTACAAGGCAGTTAAAGATCAAGTGACGAGAACCAAGATTCTAGAGACGTGTAAGACTGTGGAGACTGGCTTCACGACGCACAGTCAG GTGTTTGGTGTGAGCCGAAAGTCCAGTTCTGTTACAACATTCACATTTGAAGATGGTTTCATCCGCTCGGCTGTGGCTGAAGAAACGCACTCAGTGATTGTTAACGCCCGCAGGTCTACTGCAGCTAAAGTCATATCCAG GCAAACCTTCACATTTGTAGGAAAAGAGGCTGGACCACTGGAGGCTGCTGGGAAAGATGTGGCTGGTGTTGTCAAGTCAATCGATGCCAAACTGGCAGCGGTTGGTATCATTGGAGAAATTGTAAAATCCCAGTGTAAGGGCTGTCCATCA CTTTTTGAACATTGGCAGACTCAGCAGAAGCAGCTGGAGCCGGCAAGCCTGTCCAAAGCCACGGCTCCTCGCAGCTTTCTGGCCCTCATCCAGAGCATTAGGAAGGCGTCCAAGTACGAGATCCTCAAAGTGCTGAAGAGTGCCAGCAAGACAGCTCT ACCTCAGGTAGTAGATGCTGTCACCTCCTCCCAGACCGTTGCATCGCTGGATGCCATGCTGGAATTCCTTAACTTTACCGATGCCAAAAGTTTTGTTCTGCAGGAGAGGTTTCTCTACGCCTCGGGCTTCGCTTCACATCCCGACGAGAGAATGCTCAAGGTTCTGCTG GATATTTCAAAGGGAAAAATTGGCAGCACAGACATTAAAGAGTCATTGGTGATCATTATGGGAGCCCTGGTCCATCGACTGTGTCAGAAAGGAGGGTGCAACTTACCG ACAGTGGTCCAGGTGAAGAAGCTGATTTTAGACGGTGCTGGCAGCGCGCAGGGAGAGTCCGAGGTCCAGATGTATCTTTTGGCTCTAAAGAACTCTCTGCTGCCCGAGGCCATACCCATCTTTACCAAATATTCAGAGTCAGAGGTGGGAGCTTACAACACCATCGCCCTCACTGCCCTGCAGAGATACGATGTAAATCTCATGACCGATGAG GTTAAACGAACAGTCGGCAGAATTTACCACCAGAATCGACGGATCTATGAGAAAAACGTGAGAGTAGCTGCTGCCGACGTCATCCTCAGTAGCAGACCCTCATACATGGAGGTCAAGAATCTGCTTCTGTCTATTGGAAACCTGCCTCATGAAATGAACAAGTACATGCTGTCCAAGATCCAGGACATCATCCGCTTCCAGTTGCCAGCCAG cAAAGTTTTACAACAAGCTATGAAGGACATGGTTTCCCATAACTACAACCGTTTTGCTAAAGTTGGGTCGTCTTCTGCATTCTCGGGTTTCATGGCAC AATCTGCTGATGTGACTTCCACATACAGTTTGGACATCCTGTATTCAGGCTCTGGGATCCTGAGGAGAAGCAACATGAATATTTATGGTGCTAGTAAAGGAGAGATGCTACATGGACTACAG GTGGCAATTGAGGCCCAGGGTCTGGAGTCACTGATTGCTGCCACACCcgatgagggagaggaggacctGGAGTCGTACGCCGGGATGTCGGCTCTGCTTTTCGATGTCCAGCTGCGGCCCGTCACGTTCTTCAAGGGTTACAGTGACCTTATGTCCAAAATTTTCTCCATGACCGGGGAGCCCATGAATATCGTCAAGGGTCTCATCCTGCTGACTGATCATTCTGAG GTGATCCAGCTGCAGTCCGGTCTGAAAGCCAGTGTGGAGTTCCAAGGAGGGTTGGCCATTGACATCTCTGGAGGCATGGAGATCAGCCTGTGGTACAGGGAGTCCAAGACCAGCGTCAACAACAg GGGAGCGTTGGTGATTACAGGCAATGTTACGGTGGACATGGATTTCATGAGAGTGGGTGTGGAGGTCAGCTTTGAAACGGAAGCATCGCTGGACTTCATCACCACTGTGCAGTTTTCTGAATATCCATTCCTAGTGTGCATGCAGATGGACAAAACTAGCTTCCCCATCAG TGAATACCTGACCAAGTACGAGAGCGTGTCATCGGGGAAGAGCGTTGAGTCGCGTAAGAGAAAGAAGCAGCTCGTACCCGGCTCTGAAtttcctcttcaccaagacaacTCAAACATGTGCAAGAAGGTTTTTGACTCCAGTTGGTAG
- the LOC130189819 gene encoding tetraspanin-5 isoform X1, with translation MMSGKHFKAHEVSCCIKYFIFGFNIIFWFLGVAFLGIGLWAWSEKGVLSNISSITDLGGFDPVWLFLVVGGVMFILGFAGCIGALRENSFLLKFFSVFLGIIFFLELTAGILAFVFKDWIKDQLNFFINNNIRAYRDDIDLQNLIDFTQEYWECCGAFGADDWNLNIYFNCTDSNPSREKCGVPFSCCTKDPAEDVINTQCGYDVRAKTDSEQRTFIYIKGCVPQFEKWLQDNLTVVAGIFIGIALLQFVYLRSPQNLQRHDRMYQDSAVLDAINEGKYIN, from the exons ATGATGTCAGGAAAGCATTTCAAGGCTCACGAAGTGAGCTGCTGCATCAAGTATTTCATCTTCGGATTCAACATCATATTCTGG TTCCTTGGAGTGGCATTCCTCggcatcgggttgtgggcatgGAGCGAAAAG GGTGTTCTCTCCAACATCTCGTCCATCACAGACTTGGGCGGCTTTGACCCAGTCTGGCTCTTCTTGGTGGTGGGTGGCGTGATGTTCATCCTCGGATTCGCTGGCTGCATCGGAGCGCTGCGAGAAAACTCTTTCTTGCTCAAGTTT TTCTCCGTATTCCTGGGTATCATCTTCTTCCTGGAGCTGACTGCAGGAATCCTGGCCTTTGTCTTCAAAGATTGGATCAAGGACCAGCTAAATTTTTTCATTAACAACAACATTCGGGCCTATAGAGACGACATTGATCTGCAGAACCTGATAGACTTCACCCAGGAATAT TGGGAGTGTTGTGGAGCCTTCGGAGCTGATGACTGGAACTTGAACATCTACTTTAACTGCACCGATTCAAACCCGAGTCGTGAAAAATGCGGAGTGCCCTTTTCCTGCTGCACCAAAGATCCAGCT GAGGATGTCATCAACACTCAGTGTGGCTACGACGTTCGGGCAAAAACG gACTCTGAGCAGCGGACCTTCATCTATATCAAAGGATGCGTTCCTCAGTTTGAGAAGTGGCTTCAAGACAACTTGACAGTGGTGGCAGGCATCTTTATTGGGATTGCATTACTACAG TTTGTTTACCTAAGATCTCCACAGAATCTCCAAAGGCATGACAGGATGTACCAG GACTCTGCAGTTTTAGACGCCATTAATGAAGGGAAATACATTAATTAG
- the LOC130189819 gene encoding tetraspanin-5 isoform X2, translating to MMSGKHFKAHEVSCCIKYFIFGFNIIFWFLGVAFLGIGLWAWSEKGVLSNISSITDLGGFDPVWLFLVVGGVMFILGFAGCIGALRENSFLLKFFSVFLGIIFFLELTAGILAFVFKDWIKDQLNFFINNNIRAYRDDIDLQNLIDFTQEYWECCGAFGADDWNLNIYFNCTDSNPSREKCGVPFSCCTKDPAEDVINTQCGYDVRAKTDSEQRTFIYIKGCVPQFEKWLQDNLTVVAGIFIGIALLQIFGICLAQNLVSDIDAVRESCLFT from the exons ATGATGTCAGGAAAGCATTTCAAGGCTCACGAAGTGAGCTGCTGCATCAAGTATTTCATCTTCGGATTCAACATCATATTCTGG TTCCTTGGAGTGGCATTCCTCggcatcgggttgtgggcatgGAGCGAAAAG GGTGTTCTCTCCAACATCTCGTCCATCACAGACTTGGGCGGCTTTGACCCAGTCTGGCTCTTCTTGGTGGTGGGTGGCGTGATGTTCATCCTCGGATTCGCTGGCTGCATCGGAGCGCTGCGAGAAAACTCTTTCTTGCTCAAGTTT TTCTCCGTATTCCTGGGTATCATCTTCTTCCTGGAGCTGACTGCAGGAATCCTGGCCTTTGTCTTCAAAGATTGGATCAAGGACCAGCTAAATTTTTTCATTAACAACAACATTCGGGCCTATAGAGACGACATTGATCTGCAGAACCTGATAGACTTCACCCAGGAATAT TGGGAGTGTTGTGGAGCCTTCGGAGCTGATGACTGGAACTTGAACATCTACTTTAACTGCACCGATTCAAACCCGAGTCGTGAAAAATGCGGAGTGCCCTTTTCCTGCTGCACCAAAGATCCAGCT GAGGATGTCATCAACACTCAGTGTGGCTACGACGTTCGGGCAAAAACG gACTCTGAGCAGCGGACCTTCATCTATATCAAAGGATGCGTTCCTCAGTTTGAGAAGTGGCTTCAAGACAACTTGACAGTGGTGGCAGGCATCTTTATTGGGATTGCATTACTACAG atttttgGCATCTGTTTAGCGCAGAATCTTGTGAGCGACATTGACGCCGTGCGAGAGAGTTG TTTGTTTACCTAA